A single genomic interval of Selenobaculum gibii harbors:
- the argS gene encoding arginine--tRNA ligase, producing the protein MDIKEILIDAICRAAQQSIVDGAFHAEKLPQIILEVPPQKEFGDYATNFALQAARAAKTNPRTIAEAIVQRLSESWLEKAEIAGPGFINFYLKSDIIYDRLAAIIEKGETYGDLAARNDGKIQVEYVSANPTGPLHVGHGRGAAMGSALVNLLRAAGYHVASEYYINDAGNQIDNLAASVNARYLELLGQTVDFPENGYHGHDIIDTAKRIIDGHQDEYLAMSAEERLTIFKELALKEKLAALKEDLAAFNVHFDQWFSERSLHQADAIHETCEFLKGNGNIYEKDGALWLKSTAYGDDKDRVVIRDNGVPTYLAADIAYHRDKLERGFDTLINIWGADHHGYICRVRAAIEAMGYKGDALEVLILQMVSLYRDGALVKMSKRTGQSVTLAELIEEVGTDAARFFFIMRSIDSQLDFDLDLAKSKSNENPVYYIQYAYARICSIFRQAEENGLAFTSQAKLNLLTTESEIDLIKKMADYEEEIAFAAKDRAPHRIARYVHELAGDFHSFYNQCRIMGVEKDLAEARLSLVKAVQNTIRHALNILGVSAPEKM; encoded by the coding sequence TTGGATATTAAAGAAATTCTAATTGATGCAATTTGTCGCGCCGCACAGCAATCTATTGTTGATGGGGCGTTTCATGCTGAGAAATTACCTCAGATTATCTTAGAAGTACCACCGCAAAAAGAATTTGGTGATTATGCCACAAACTTTGCATTACAAGCAGCGCGTGCAGCGAAAACGAATCCGAGAACAATTGCCGAAGCGATTGTTCAGCGTTTAAGTGAAAGCTGGTTAGAAAAAGCGGAAATTGCTGGACCAGGCTTTATTAATTTTTATCTAAAATCGGATATAATCTATGACCGTTTAGCGGCTATTATTGAAAAAGGTGAAACCTATGGTGATTTAGCAGCGAGAAATGATGGAAAAATTCAGGTTGAATATGTAAGTGCAAATCCGACGGGGCCATTACATGTTGGACATGGACGCGGGGCAGCCATGGGGAGTGCTTTAGTAAACTTACTTAGAGCTGCTGGTTATCATGTAGCAAGTGAGTACTATATTAATGATGCTGGAAATCAAATTGATAATTTAGCAGCATCAGTGAATGCAAGATATTTAGAATTGCTAGGTCAAACGGTTGATTTCCCGGAAAATGGATATCATGGTCATGACATTATTGATACTGCAAAACGCATTATCGATGGACATCAAGACGAATACTTAGCAATGAGTGCTGAAGAACGGTTAACAATTTTTAAAGAGTTAGCATTAAAAGAAAAATTAGCGGCGCTGAAGGAAGATTTAGCAGCATTCAATGTACATTTTGATCAGTGGTTTAGTGAACGCAGTTTACATCAAGCAGATGCAATTCATGAAACTTGTGAGTTTCTTAAAGGAAACGGGAATATTTATGAAAAAGATGGTGCATTATGGCTGAAATCAACAGCTTATGGTGATGATAAAGATCGTGTAGTTATTCGTGATAATGGCGTACCTACGTATTTAGCAGCGGATATTGCTTATCATCGTGATAAGTTAGAACGTGGTTTTGATACATTAATTAATATTTGGGGCGCAGATCATCATGGCTATATTTGTCGGGTTAGAGCTGCCATTGAAGCTATGGGGTATAAAGGGGATGCGCTTGAGGTTCTAATTTTGCAGATGGTTAGCTTGTATCGTGATGGTGCGTTAGTAAAAATGTCAAAACGCACTGGACAAAGTGTAACTTTAGCAGAATTAATCGAGGAAGTTGGAACAGATGCAGCAAGATTCTTCTTTATTATGCGTTCTATTGATAGCCAATTAGATTTTGATTTAGATTTAGCTAAGTCTAAATCTAATGAAAATCCAGTTTATTATATTCAATACGCATATGCCCGCATTTGTAGTATATTTAGACAAGCCGAAGAAAATGGATTAGCATTTACTAGTCAAGCAAAATTAAATCTGCTTACCACTGAATCTGAAATTGATTTAATTAAAAAGATGGCAGATTATGAAGAAGAAATTGCTTTTGCCGCAAAAGATCGTGCGCCCCATCGCATTGCAAGATATGTGCATGAATTAGCAGGGGATTTTCATAGTTTTTATAATCAATGCCGTATTATGGGTGTTGAAAAAGATTTGGCTGAGGCTAGACTTAGTTTAGTGAAAGCTGTACAAAATACGATTCGTCATGCATTAAATATTTTAGGCGTTAGTGCACCGGAAAAAATGTAG